The following are from one region of the Syngnathus acus chromosome 10, fSynAcu1.2, whole genome shotgun sequence genome:
- the tmsb2 gene encoding thymosin beta yields MSDKPDMTEISRFDKTKLKKTETKEKNPLPTKETIEQERKGDATP; encoded by the exons ATGTCTGACAAGCCTGATATGACTGAGATTTCCCGTTTTGACAAGACAAAGCTGAAGAAGacggagacaaaagaaaaaaatcctctaCCCACCAAAGAGA CTATTGAGCAAGAGAGAAAAGGAGATGCCACACCTTGA